The Arachis hypogaea cultivar Tifrunner chromosome 14, arahy.Tifrunner.gnm2.J5K5, whole genome shotgun sequence DNA window CATCTTCATCTAAAAGTCTTAGATTCAGTCTCacatttaaattaaaagaaaaaaaacaaaataaaattataaaaatatcaaatgattgaCACATATGTACTATCACTACTCTGTCATGCAAATTTGAGAAATATGCCAGTATAGTCAATTCCCAATTAGTTATTGACTCTTCAAAGCATATATTAGTAGATTCTCAAAGCTCCCTATATTAGGCTtgcatttcttagctttttcttAGGATAAAATGCAAAAATTATTTACTAAATACAAAAATTGTTTACTATTTAGTCCCAGCTCCCTCTCTGAACTGAGTTAAAGAACTGAATTATGACTTATGAGCTCATGCAAACTGCGATGGAGATGTTAATCATGCTTCATTTTCATGTTCagtttctctttctcactttACTCGGTAAAGTCGCACATCGTTTAGTGTTTCATTACTTTGACAGAATATATATCAAAGGGAGCAACAAAGGCTCGTCCCTTCGGGGACATCCGATAAAATTGGAACGATACAGAGAAGATTAGCATGGCCCCTGCGCAAGGATGACACGCACAAATCGAGAAATGGTCCAAATTTTTTTCCCTCCCCTCCCTTGCAAAGCCATTCTCATGCGGATTTGGAAATTAAGTAATTAGGGTTAATTTATTTTTGCAGCTTCAAACGCGAATGGATCACCAACAGTTAAACCCGAGCGGAGCGAAACCGGTGGCTGCGGCGGCGCCTCCGCTTCACAAAAGTGACGCCGACGACGACGATGAGAACGTTAAGCAGCTCGACGAGTGTTCTGCTCTCTACCTTTTAATGCAGGTGAAAATTCTTGTGTTACTCTCAGcttccttaaaccctaaacccttcaaTCTTCGAATTGGAATCCATCGCACTCGTTCGACTTGTTTTTTGTCTATTATATTTCAGG harbors:
- the LOC112741116 gene encoding uncharacterized protein, which codes for MTRTNREMLQTRMDHQQLNPSGAKPVAAAAPPLHKSDADDDDENVKQLDECSALYLLMQDCVVRTNRNWKECQPEVQALKECFEKKKINKGK